In Microbacterium enclense, one genomic interval encodes:
- a CDS encoding LacI family DNA-binding transcriptional regulator, which produces MVRLSDVAARAGVSVSAVSRVLSDAPHTRVSENTRRRIQEAAAELGYRPNFAARALKSARTNVVGLVVPDVTNAIFTDLLRGVEDEAYRQGYVVLLARADGLPEGVDVIGRLIGEGRVDGLLVQVGDGSDADDIDRLISSRLPVVFVNSIHPEGVGSVVLDDEEGMRIATAHLIGLGHRRIALINGVSSSDTARRRETGFRRALADAGLAVDDDRITRRGYEPRQGAEALGELWERHERPTAVVVANINAAYGVLAEARRRDVVVPTDLSVVAMHDAWTAEHSWPPLTTVRMPLRELGATALRAVVENISSGVTADAVVHDPAPVLVERASTAPRKT; this is translated from the coding sequence ATGGTCAGGCTCAGCGATGTCGCCGCGCGTGCCGGAGTGTCGGTGTCGGCGGTGTCGCGCGTGCTCAGCGACGCCCCGCACACGCGCGTCAGCGAGAACACCCGCCGGCGCATCCAGGAGGCTGCCGCCGAGCTCGGCTATCGCCCCAACTTCGCGGCTCGTGCGCTGAAGTCCGCGCGGACGAACGTCGTCGGTCTCGTCGTCCCCGATGTCACGAATGCGATCTTCACCGACCTGCTCCGCGGCGTCGAAGACGAGGCGTACCGGCAGGGGTACGTCGTGCTGCTGGCTCGCGCCGACGGCTTGCCCGAGGGGGTGGACGTCATCGGGCGGTTAATCGGCGAGGGACGCGTCGACGGCCTTCTCGTCCAGGTGGGCGACGGCAGCGACGCCGACGACATCGACCGGCTGATCTCCTCGCGCCTCCCGGTGGTCTTCGTGAACTCCATCCATCCCGAAGGGGTCGGCTCCGTCGTCCTGGACGACGAGGAGGGCATGCGCATCGCGACGGCGCACCTCATCGGCCTCGGTCACCGTCGTATCGCGCTGATCAACGGGGTGTCGTCCTCCGACACGGCGCGACGGCGCGAGACGGGATTCCGGCGGGCCCTCGCGGACGCAGGCCTCGCCGTCGACGACGATCGCATCACCCGCCGGGGCTACGAACCGCGGCAGGGTGCCGAAGCGCTGGGGGAGCTCTGGGAGCGGCACGAGCGACCGACCGCCGTGGTCGTCGCCAACATCAACGCGGCCTACGGGGTGCTCGCCGAAGCCCGTCGCCGCGACGTCGTCGTGCCGACCGACCTGTCGGTCGTGGCGATGCACGATGCCTGGACGGCTGAGCACTCGTGGCCACCCCTCACGACGGTACGGATGCCGTTGCGCGAGCTGGGGGCCACGGCGCTGCGCGCGGTGGTCGAGAACATCTCGTCCGGGGTGACGGCAGACGCCGTGGTGCACGATCCCGCCCCCGTCCTCGTCGAGCGCGCATCGACGGCGCCCCGAAAGACCTGA
- a CDS encoding extracellular solute-binding protein — MSVVLRGITWEHARGYGSVASAAVASRAVVPDVEVRWEHRSLQAFADQSLEELVRAYDLLVIDHPHIPHAAEAGLFARLDGTGHDDELAVLATQSVGRSHASYAHAGGQWGLATDAAAQVAAYRPDLLADPPRDWPGVLALAEEGRVLWPYKPVDAYSSLITVAAGNGEDALRTPGVFLSRAALGEAMETLRALARAVPAECAGWNPIQTADALSQGDRFCYAPLLFGYTNYSRAGFRPHRLRYIDIPASRRGVHGSLLGGAGVAVSARTAHAAEAIAHAFWLASAEVQAGAYFDGGGQPGNAVAWDDEHTNAETLDFFRATRATLEGAYLRPRWTSYIEVQNALSPLVTAALCGDLDDDELCARLDAGVRAHEEDR; from the coding sequence ATGAGCGTCGTGCTGCGGGGAATCACGTGGGAGCACGCCCGCGGATACGGGAGTGTCGCCTCCGCGGCTGTCGCCTCCCGCGCCGTCGTCCCCGACGTCGAGGTGCGGTGGGAGCACCGCTCGCTGCAGGCGTTCGCCGATCAGTCGCTCGAGGAACTGGTGCGCGCCTACGATCTGCTCGTCATCGATCACCCGCACATCCCGCACGCGGCCGAGGCGGGTCTGTTCGCGCGGCTCGACGGCACCGGGCACGACGACGAGCTCGCGGTCCTCGCGACGCAGTCGGTCGGCCGGTCGCACGCCTCGTACGCGCACGCCGGGGGGCAGTGGGGTCTCGCGACGGACGCCGCCGCCCAGGTCGCCGCGTACCGCCCCGACCTCCTCGCCGACCCGCCCCGCGATTGGCCGGGCGTGCTCGCCCTCGCCGAGGAAGGGCGGGTGCTCTGGCCGTACAAACCGGTCGACGCCTACTCGAGCCTCATCACCGTCGCAGCCGGAAACGGCGAGGACGCCCTGCGCACCCCGGGGGTCTTCCTCTCGCGCGCCGCTCTCGGCGAGGCGATGGAGACGCTGCGGGCCCTGGCCCGGGCCGTCCCCGCGGAGTGCGCCGGGTGGAACCCCATCCAGACGGCGGACGCGCTCAGCCAGGGCGACCGGTTCTGTTACGCGCCGCTGCTCTTCGGCTACACGAACTACAGTCGCGCGGGCTTCCGGCCCCACCGCTTGCGCTACATCGACATCCCGGCATCCCGTCGTGGGGTCCACGGCTCGCTGCTGGGCGGAGCCGGCGTCGCGGTCTCGGCGCGAACGGCGCACGCCGCCGAGGCGATCGCCCACGCGTTCTGGCTCGCCTCGGCCGAGGTGCAGGCGGGTGCCTACTTCGACGGCGGAGGGCAGCCGGGCAACGCCGTGGCATGGGACGACGAGCACACCAACGCCGAGACCCTCGACTTCTTCCGCGCGACGCGCGCGACGCTGGAGGGCGCGTATCTCCGGCCGCGGTGGACGAGCTACATCGAGGTGCAGAACGCCCTGTCGCCGCTGGTGACGGCGGCGCTGTGCGGAGACCTGGACGACGACGAGCTCTGCGCGCGACTGGATGCGGGCGTACGCGCCCACGAGGAGGACCGATGA
- a CDS encoding aldo/keto reductase, giving the protein MRTRALRHGLLLTETGLGAAQLGNLYRETTEVEVDETVDTAWDGGIRYFDTAPHYGLGLSERRLGERLRTRPRDEFVISTKVGRVLEASPETAHLRDDDGFDVPRDVVRRWDFSRDGILRSVEDSLKRTGLDRFDILYLHDPDDHFEQASTEGIGALIELREQGVVSAVGAGMNAADPLAELIRRADIDVVMCAGRYTLLDDSAAAELLPLAQEHGVGVVAAGVFNSGLLSAPRPPADATYDYQPAPPEMLARAHAIADVSERHGVTLPDVAVAFALRHPAVVSVVLGARGRRQVTQNLERALTPIPDDLWRDLAENDLISKEDV; this is encoded by the coding sequence ATGCGCACTCGTGCACTGCGGCACGGACTGCTGCTCACCGAGACCGGTCTCGGGGCGGCACAACTCGGCAATCTCTACCGCGAAACGACCGAGGTCGAGGTGGATGAGACCGTCGACACCGCCTGGGACGGTGGCATCCGGTACTTCGACACCGCTCCGCACTATGGTCTGGGGCTGTCGGAGCGCCGTCTGGGGGAGCGCCTGCGCACCCGCCCGCGAGACGAGTTCGTCATCTCCACGAAGGTCGGACGCGTGCTCGAGGCGAGCCCCGAGACCGCGCACCTCCGCGACGACGACGGATTCGACGTCCCGCGAGACGTCGTACGGCGATGGGACTTCAGCCGCGACGGCATCCTCCGCTCCGTCGAGGACTCCCTGAAGCGCACGGGGCTCGACCGCTTCGACATCCTCTACCTGCACGACCCCGACGATCACTTCGAACAAGCGTCGACCGAGGGCATCGGCGCCCTCATCGAGCTGCGCGAACAGGGCGTTGTCTCCGCCGTCGGCGCTGGCATGAACGCGGCAGATCCGCTCGCCGAGCTCATCCGGCGCGCTGACATCGACGTCGTGATGTGCGCCGGGCGATACACCCTGCTCGACGACTCCGCGGCCGCCGAACTGCTGCCGCTCGCGCAGGAGCACGGTGTCGGGGTGGTGGCTGCCGGCGTCTTCAACTCCGGGCTCCTCAGCGCCCCGCGGCCTCCCGCCGATGCGACCTACGACTATCAACCCGCGCCGCCCGAGATGCTCGCCCGCGCACACGCCATCGCCGACGTCAGCGAGCGCCACGGCGTCACCCTGCCCGACGTGGCGGTCGCCTTCGCCCTGCGCCACCCCGCCGTCGTGTCGGTCGTCCTCGGCGCGCGCGGGCGTCGCCAGGTGACGCAGAACCTCGAGCGAGCCCTCACCCCCATTCCCGACGACCTCTGGCGCGACCTCGCCGAGAACGACCTCATCTCCAAGGAAGACGTATGA
- a CDS encoding MaoC/PaaZ C-terminal domain-containing protein — protein MRTTERWFEDHEVGELRETTGRTITEADIVLHAGQTGDFFPHHMDAEWMATQPAGQRIAHGTLVLSVAVGMTAGDINPQSMSYGYDRIRFIRPVFIGDTLRVTAEIVALRPHATTPDAAGYIDELVTVRNQRGETVMVLTHVYLVNRRGVVAESPAA, from the coding sequence ATGAGGACGACCGAACGCTGGTTCGAGGATCACGAGGTCGGTGAGCTCCGCGAGACGACGGGCCGCACGATCACCGAGGCCGACATCGTGCTCCATGCCGGCCAGACCGGCGACTTCTTCCCGCACCACATGGATGCCGAGTGGATGGCGACGCAGCCCGCCGGTCAGCGGATCGCCCACGGGACGCTCGTGCTCTCGGTTGCCGTGGGGATGACGGCGGGCGACATCAACCCGCAGTCGATGAGCTACGGCTATGACCGGATCCGCTTCATCCGTCCGGTCTTCATCGGCGACACGCTGAGGGTGACGGCCGAGATCGTCGCCCTGCGCCCGCACGCCACGACCCCGGATGCCGCGGGCTACATCGATGAGCTCGTCACGGTGCGCAATCAGCGCGGCGAGACGGTCATGGTGCTCACCCACGTGTACCTCGTGAATCGTCGGGGCGTCGTCGCCGAGTCGCCCGCGGCGTGA
- a CDS encoding CaiB/BaiF CoA-transferase family protein translates to MAEHIIRPLDGLLVLDFSQFLAGPVAALRLADLGARVIKIERPGVGDIGRTLAFAGRAIDGDTVSFHAMNRNKESVTADLKNPDDLAYVRELVARADVVIQNFRPGVMERIGLDYASVKELNPSIVYASASGYGDEGPWRGRPGQDLLAQSIAGLPWLSGSRHDGPVPLGLSIADHLLSCHIAQGVTALLVRRFRTGEGGLVQSSLLEAVLDLQFELLSTKLNDDTIQVQRHGEHSAHAFLAAPYGTYPTSDGYLALAMNPIPDLGRLLDLPALEALTDPRDAWDRQEEIEGILAARFATDTTVHWLGILDAADVWCAPVLTLDELLASEGFAAIDMTQEVARRGTTIATTRSPLRIDGQVLRSDKAAPLLGEDDDRVRAEFPPRSAGAPVGAAAAGAHGGDGEVRV, encoded by the coding sequence ATGGCGGAACACATCATCAGACCCTTGGACGGTCTCCTCGTGCTCGACTTCAGCCAGTTCCTGGCCGGCCCCGTCGCGGCGCTCCGCCTCGCCGACCTGGGAGCGCGCGTCATCAAGATCGAACGACCCGGAGTCGGCGACATCGGCCGCACCCTGGCCTTCGCCGGCCGTGCGATCGACGGCGACACCGTGTCGTTCCACGCGATGAACCGCAACAAGGAGTCGGTCACCGCCGACCTGAAGAACCCCGACGACCTCGCCTACGTGCGCGAGCTCGTCGCCCGGGCCGACGTCGTGATCCAGAACTTCCGCCCCGGCGTGATGGAGCGGATCGGTCTCGACTACGCCTCCGTCAAAGAGCTCAACCCGTCGATCGTCTACGCGAGCGCGAGCGGTTACGGCGACGAGGGGCCGTGGCGGGGCCGCCCCGGGCAGGACCTGCTCGCGCAGTCGATCGCGGGCCTGCCCTGGCTCAGCGGGTCGCGTCACGACGGCCCCGTCCCCCTCGGCCTCTCGATCGCCGACCACCTCTTGAGCTGTCACATCGCCCAGGGGGTGACCGCCCTTCTCGTCCGGCGCTTCCGCACGGGGGAGGGGGGTCTGGTGCAGTCGAGCCTGCTCGAGGCGGTGCTCGACCTGCAGTTCGAGCTGCTCAGTACCAAGCTCAACGACGACACGATCCAGGTGCAGCGCCACGGCGAGCACTCCGCGCACGCGTTCCTCGCTGCTCCCTACGGCACCTACCCGACGAGCGACGGCTACCTTGCTCTCGCGATGAACCCGATCCCCGACCTCGGCAGACTCCTCGACCTCCCCGCCCTGGAGGCGCTGACCGATCCGCGCGACGCGTGGGACCGTCAGGAGGAGATCGAGGGGATCCTCGCCGCGCGCTTCGCCACCGACACGACGGTGCATTGGCTCGGCATCCTGGATGCCGCGGACGTCTGGTGCGCGCCGGTCCTGACACTCGACGAGCTGCTGGCCTCGGAGGGGTTCGCCGCGATCGACATGACTCAGGAGGTCGCTCGCCGCGGGACGACGATCGCGACCACGAGGAGCCCCCTGCGCATCGACGGGCAGGTCCTGCGCAGCGACAAGGCCGCGCCATTGCTGGGCGAGGACGACGACCGTGTCCGCGCCGAGTTCCCCCCTCGTTCCGCGGGCGCGCCGGTCGGGGCCGCTGCGGCGGGGGCCCACGGCGGCGACGGGGAGGTGCGGGTATGA